A region from the Vulpes lagopus strain Blue_001 chromosome 5, ASM1834538v1, whole genome shotgun sequence genome encodes:
- the LOC121491079 gene encoding histone H2B type 2-F isoform X1 has product MPDPAKSAPAPKKGSKKAVTKVQKKDGKKRKRSRKESYSVYVYKVLKQVHPDTGISSKAMGIMNSFVNDIFERIAGEASRLAHYNKRSTITSREIQTAVRLLLPGELAKHAVSEGTKAVTKYTSSKNSKYV; this is encoded by the coding sequence ATGCCTGATCCAGCAAAATCGGCTCCCGCTCCCAAGAAGGGTTCCAAAAAGGCTGTCACGAAAGTGCAAAAGAAGGACGGCAAGAAGCGCAAGCGCAGCCGCAAGGAGAGCTACTCCGTCTACGTGTACAAGGTGCTGAAGCAGGTGCACCCCGACACCGGCATCTCGTCCAAGGCCATGGGCATCATGAACTCGTTCGTCAACGACATCTTCGAGCGCATCGCCGGCGAGGCCTCCCGCCTGGCGCATTACAACAAGCGCTCCACCATCACCTCCCGGGAGATCCAGACGGCCGTGCGCCTGCTGCTGCCCGGCGAGCTGGCCAAGCACGCCGTGTCCGAGGGCACCAAGGCCGTCACCAAGTACACCAGCTCCAA
- the LOC121491079 gene encoding histone H2B type 2-F isoform X2 has product MPDPAKSAPAPKKGSKKAVTKVQKKDGKKRKRSRKESYSVYVYKVLKQVHPDTGISSKAMGIMNSFVNDIFERIAGEASRLAHYNKRSTITSREIQTAVRLLLPGELAKHAVSEGTKAVTKYTSSKL; this is encoded by the coding sequence ATGCCTGATCCAGCAAAATCGGCTCCCGCTCCCAAGAAGGGTTCCAAAAAGGCTGTCACGAAAGTGCAAAAGAAGGACGGCAAGAAGCGCAAGCGCAGCCGCAAGGAGAGCTACTCCGTCTACGTGTACAAGGTGCTGAAGCAGGTGCACCCCGACACCGGCATCTCGTCCAAGGCCATGGGCATCATGAACTCGTTCGTCAACGACATCTTCGAGCGCATCGCCGGCGAGGCCTCCCGCCTGGCGCATTACAACAAGCGCTCCACCATCACCTCCCGGGAGATCCAGACGGCCGTGCGCCTGCTGCTGCCCGGCGAGCTGGCCAAGCACGCCGTGTCCGAGGGCACCAAGGCCGTCACCAAGTACACCAGCTCCAA
- the LOC121491086 gene encoding histone H2A type 2-A, whose product MSGRGKQGGKARAKAKSRSSRAGLQFPVGRVHRLLRKGNYAERVGAGAPVYMAAVLEYLTAEILELAGNAARDNKKTRIIPRHLQLAIRNDEELNKLLGKVTIAQGGVLPNIQAVLLPKKTESHHKAKGK is encoded by the coding sequence ATGTCTGGTCGTGGCAAGCAAGGAGGCAAGGCCCGCGCCAAGGCCAAGTCGCGCTCGTCCCGCGCTGGCCTGCAGTTCCCAGTGGGCCGGGTGCATCGCTTGCTGCGCAAAGGCAACTACGCCGAGCGGGTGGGGGCCGGCGCTCCCGTCTACATGGCGGCCGTGCTGGAGTACCTGACGGCCGAGATCCTGGAGCTGGCGGGCAACGCGGCCCGCGACAACAAGAAGACGCGTATCATCCCCCGCCACTTGCAGCTGGCCATCCGCAACGACGAGGAGCTCAACAAGCTGCTGGGCAAAGTCACCATCGCCCAGGGCGGCGTCCTGCCCAACATCCAGGCCGTGTTGCTTCCTAAGAAGACGGAGAGCCACCACAAGGCGAAGGGCAAGTGA
- the LOC121491078 gene encoding histone H3, with amino-acid sequence MARTKQTARKSTGGKAPRKQLATKAARKSAPATGGVKKPHRYRPGTVALREIRRYQKSTELLIRKLPFQRLVREIAQDFKTDLRFQSSAVMALQEASEAYLVGLFEDTNLCAIHAKRVTIMPKDIQLARRIRGERA; translated from the coding sequence ATGGCTCGCACGAAACAGACCGCCCGCAAGTCGACCGGCGGCAAGGCCCCGCGCAAGCAGCTGGCCACCAAGGCGGCCCGCAAGAGCGCGCCGGCCACGGGCGGCGTCAAGAAGCCGCACCGCTACCGGCCGGGCACGGTGGCCCTGCGCGAGATCCGGCGCTACCAGAAGTCCACCGAGCTGCTGATCCGGAAGCTGCCTTTCCAGCGGCTGGTGCGCGAGATCGCGCAGGACTTCAAGACGGATCTGCGCTTCCAGAGCTCTGCCGTCATGGCGCTGCAGGAGGCGAGCGAGGCCTACCTGGTGGGGCTCTTCGAGGACACCAACCTCTGCGCCATCCACGCCAAGCGCGTCACCATCATGCCTAAGGACATCCAGCTGGCGCGCCGCATCCGCGGGGAGCGGGCCTAG
- the LOC121491077 gene encoding histone H3-like: MDSQRGTFNYCPAQSERDGAYKDRCGGPGPRYSPRRFAMARTKQTARKSTGGKAPRKQLATKAARKSAPATGGVKKPHRYRPGTVALREIRRYQKSTELLIRKLPFQRLVREIAQDFKTDLRFQSSAVMALQEASEAYLVGLFEDTNLCAIHAKRVTIMPKDIQLARRIRGERA, from the coding sequence ATGGACAGCCAGCGCGGGACTTTCAATTATTGCCCCGCCCAATCGGAGAGAGACGGTGCCTATAAAGACCGCTGCGGCGGGCCGGGGCCCCGTTACTCTCCCCGCCGCTTCGCCATGGCTCGTACGAAACAGACCGCCCGCAAGTCGACCGGCGGCAAGGCCCCGCGCAAGCAGCTGGCCACCAAGGCGGCCCGCAAGAGCGCGCCGGCCACGGGCGGCGTCAAGAAGCCGCACCGCTACCGGCCGGGCACGGTGGCCCTGCGCGAGATCCGGCGCTACCAGAAGTCCACCGAGCTGCTGATCCGGAAGCTGCCTTTCCAGCGGCTGGTGCGCGAGATCGCGCAGGACTTCAAGACGGATCTGCGCTTCCAGAGCTCGGCCGTCATGGCGCTGCAGGAGGCGAGCGAGGCCTACCTGGTGGGGCTCTTCGAGGACACCAACCTCTGCGCCATCCACGCCAAGCGCGTCACCATCATGCCCAAGGACATCCAGCTGGCGCGCCGCATCCGCGGGGAGCGGGCTTGA
- the LOC121491081 gene encoding histone H2B type 2-E-like: MPEPAKSAPAPKKGSKKAVTKVQKKDGKKRKRSRKESYSIYVYKVLKQVHPDTGISSKAMGIMNSFVNDIFERIAGEASRLAHYNKRSTITSREIQTAVRLLLPGELAKHAVSEGTKAVTKYTSSK; encoded by the coding sequence ATGCCCGAGCCGGCGAAATCCGCTCCCGCGCCCAAGAAGGGCTCCAAGAAAGCGGTCACCAAAGTCCAGAAGAAGGACGGCAAGAAGCGCAAGCGCAGCCGCAAGGAGAGCTACTCCATCTACGTGTACAAGGTGCTGAAGCAGGTGCACCCCGACACCGGCATCTCGTCCAAGGCCATGGGCATCATGAACTCGTTCGTCAACGACATCTTCGAGCGCATCGCCGGCGAGGCCTCCCGCCTGGCGCATTACAACAAGCGCTCCACCATCACCTCCCGGGAGATCCAGACGGCCGTGCGCCTGCTGCTGCCCGGCGAGCTGGCCAAGCACGCCGTGTCCGAGGGCACCAAGGCCGTCACCAAGTACACCAGCTCCAAGTGA